In Oreochromis aureus strain Israel breed Guangdong linkage group 20, ZZ_aureus, whole genome shotgun sequence, the following are encoded in one genomic region:
- the krt8 gene encoding keratin, type II cytoskeletal 8 — translation MSYRTTAMSYKSSSAPRNFSSSSYGGPSITASKRYSVRSSYGAPSQLVGGGITRSSAYSVSSGMGGSGGMGFGFGGGLGGQTPITAVTVNKSLLAPLNLEIDPNIQVVRTQEKEQIKSLNNRFASFIDKVRFLEQQNKMLETKWSLLQGQTTTRSNIDAMFEAYIANLRRQLDGLGNDKMKLEADLHNMQGLVEDFKNKYEDEINKRTECENDFVLIKKDVDEAYMNKVELEAKLESLTDEINFLRSIYEEELRELQSQIKDTSVIVEMDNSRNLDMDSIVAEVKAQYEDIANRTRAEAETWYKTKYEEMQTSANRYGDDLRATKTEIADLNRMIQRLQSEIDAVKGQRANLEAQIAEAEERGELAVKDAKARVKDLEDALQRAKQDMARQIREYQDLMNVKLALDIEIATYRKLLEGEEDRLANGIKAINISQQSTSYSGFPMDSMKSSYSSTYSSGFGSGYGSGYGSGYGGGYSSSGFSSGSGSAGGYSTQTKKNVVIKMIETKDGKVVSESSEVIED, via the exons ATGTCTTACAGGACGACCGCGATGAGTTACAAGAGCTCTTCTGCTCCAAGGAACTTCAGCAGCAGTTCCTATGGTGGACCAAGCATCACTGCCAGCAAGAGGTACTCCGTCAGGAGTTCCTATGGTGCTCCTAGTCAGTTGGTGGGTGGTGGCATCACCAGGTCCTCTGCCTACAGCGTGAGCTCAGGCATGGGTGGCTCAGGGGGAATGGGTTTTGGCTTCGGTGGTGGTTTGGGTGGCCAGACCCCCATCACTGCTGTGACTGTGAACAAGAGCCTTCTGGCCCCCCTGAACCTGGAGATTGACCCCAACATCCAAGTTGTCCGCACCCAGGAGAAGGAGCAGATCAAGAGCCTCAACAACCGCTTTGCTTCCTTCATTGACAAG GTCCGCTTCCTGGAGCAGCAGAACAAAATGCTGGAGACCAAGTGGAGCCTGCTGCAGGGACAGACCACCACCCGCTCCAACATCGACGCCATGTTCGAGGCTTACATCGCCAACCTTCGCAGACAGCTGGACGGGCTGGGCAACGACAAGATGAAGCTGGAAGCTGACCTGCACAACATGCAGGGCCTGGTGGAGGACTTCAAGAACAA gtatGAAGACGAGATCAACAAGCGCACAGAGTGTGAGAATGACTTTGTCCTGATCAAGAAG gatGTCGATGAGGCCTACATGAATAAGGTTGAGCTGGAGGCTAAGCTGGAGAGTTTGACAGATGAGATTAACTTCCTCAGGTCGATCTATGAGGAG GAACTGCGTGAGCTCCAGAGCCAGATCAAGGACACGTCAGTCATTGTGGAGATGGACAACAGCCGCAACCTGGACATGGATTCCATCGTGGCAGAGGTTAAGGCACAGTATGAGGACATTGCCAACCGTACCCGTGCTGAGGCAGAGACATGGTATAAGACCAAG TATGAGGAGATGCAGACATCCGCCAACAGATACGGAGATGACTTGAGGGCTACAAAGACAGAGATCGCAGACCTTAACCGCATGATCCAGAGACTACAGTCAGAGATTGACGCCGTCAAGGGACAG CGTGCCAACCTGGAGGCCCAGATTGCTGAGGCGGAGGAGCGTGGCGAGCTGGCTGTAAAGGACGCCAAGGCCCGCGTCAAGGACCTGGAAGATGCCCTGCAGAGAGCCAAACAGGACATGGCCCGCCAGATCAGAGAATACCAGGACCTAATGAACGTCAAGCTGGCTCTGGACATTGAGATCGCCACCTACAGAAAACTCCTGGAGGGAGAAGAGGACAGATTGGCGAACGGCATCAAGGCTATCAACATCTCCCAGCAGAGCA CAAGCTACAGTGGATTCCCCATGGACAGCATGAAGAGCAGCTACTCGAGCACCTACTCCAGCGGTTTCGGCAGCGGATACGGTAGTGGATACGGTAGTGGATACGGTGGCGGATACAGCAGTAGTGGCTTCAGCAGCGGCAGCGGCAGTGCCGGTGGATACAGCACCCAGACTAAGAAGAATGTTGTGATCAAGATGATTGAGACCAAGGATGGCAAAGTGGTGTCTGAGTCCTCCGAAGTCATTGAGGATTGA